In one window of Nicotiana tabacum cultivar K326 chromosome 12, ASM71507v2, whole genome shotgun sequence DNA:
- the LOC107819553 gene encoding ornithine transcarbamylase, chloroplastic-like isoform X2: MAAIYSHLSSLRSSDAPSFSSLSSSGIQSSRSSGVFVPSPVTFPAIRRRISCQTTSPSSSANGNANATQKDFLHISDFNKLTILNILDRAKEVKALIKSGDRTYLPFKGKTMAMIFAKPSMRTRVSFESGFYLLGGHAIYLGPNDIQMGKREETRDIARVLSRYNDIIMARVFAHQDILDLAKYATVPVINGLTDYNHPCQIMADALTIIEHVGQLEGIKVVYIGDGNNIVHSWLLLASVIPFHFVCACPKGFEPDEETAKRAQQAGVSKIEITNDPKEAVRGADVVYSDVWASMGQKEEAAQRRQVFQGFQLLTGERRNHEISWTERLCHALFACRKGSGSH, translated from the exons ATGGCCGCCATTTACTCTCACTTATCCTCCCTCCGATCATCCGACGCGCCGTCATTCTCCTCTCTTTCTTCCTCCGGCATTCAGTCATCGCGCTCTTCCGGCGTATTTGTGCCTTCTCCGGTCACATTTCCGGCCATTCGTCGACGCATCTCATGCCAGACCACCTCTCCTTCTTCGTCCGCCAATGGAAATG CAAATGCCACTCAGAAGGACTTTCTGCACATCAGCGATTTCAACAAATTAACTATTTTAAACATCTTGGATCGAGCCAAAGAGGTCAAAGCACTGATAAAATCAGGAGACAGGACATATCTCCCATTTAAAGGTAAAACAATGGCGATGATATTTGCTAAACCATCAATGAGGACAAGGGTTTCCTTTGAGTCAGGGTTTTACTTGCTTGGTGGCCACGCTATATACTTGGGACCAAATGACATACAGATGGGTAAGCGAGAAGAAACTCGTGATATTGCTCGTGTTCTGTCTCGCTACAATGATATCATTATGGCTCGAGTTTTTGCCCATCAG GACATTCTAGATCTTGCTAAATATGCAACTGTACCAGTGATTAACGGCCTGACAGACTACAACCATCCTTGCCAAATTATGGCCGATGCCCTTACAATAATTGAACATGTTGGTCAGCTGGAAGGAATTAAG GTTGTCTATATTGGAGATGGAAATAACATAGTGCATTCTTGGTTGCTGCTCGCTTCAGTAATTCCTTTCCACTTTGTTTGTGCCTGTCCAAAAGGTTTTGAACCTGATGAGGAAACAGCTAAGAGAGCACAACAGGCTGGAGTAAGCAAAATCGAGATAACTAATGATCCAAAGGAAGCTGTTAGAGGAGCTGATGTCGTGTACTCAGATGTCTGGGCTAGCATGGGACAAAAGGAAGAAGCTGCACAGCGCCGTCAGGTGTTTCAAGGATTCCAG TTGTTGACAGGTGAACGAAGAAATCATGAAATTAGCTGGACGGAACGCTTATGTCATGCACTGTTTGCCTGCAGAAAGGGGAGTGGAAGTCACTGA
- the LOC107819553 gene encoding ornithine transcarbamylase, chloroplastic-like isoform X1, whose product MAAIYSHLSSLRSSDAPSFSSLSSSGIQSSRSSGVFVPSPVTFPAIRRRISCQTTSPSSSANGNANATQKDFLHISDFNKLTILNILDRAKEVKALIKSGDRTYLPFKGKTMAMIFAKPSMRTRVSFESGFYLLGGHAIYLGPNDIQMGKREETRDIARVLSRYNDIIMARVFAHQDILDLAKYATVPVINGLTDYNHPCQIMADALTIIEHVGQLEGIKVVYIGDGNNIVHSWLLLASVIPFHFVCACPKGFEPDEETAKRAQQAGVSKIEITNDPKEAVRGADVVYSDVWASMGQKEEAAQRRQVFQGFQVNEEIMKLAGRNAYVMHCLPAERGVEVTDGVIEAPNSIVFPQAENRMHAQNAIMLHVMGL is encoded by the exons ATGGCCGCCATTTACTCTCACTTATCCTCCCTCCGATCATCCGACGCGCCGTCATTCTCCTCTCTTTCTTCCTCCGGCATTCAGTCATCGCGCTCTTCCGGCGTATTTGTGCCTTCTCCGGTCACATTTCCGGCCATTCGTCGACGCATCTCATGCCAGACCACCTCTCCTTCTTCGTCCGCCAATGGAAATG CAAATGCCACTCAGAAGGACTTTCTGCACATCAGCGATTTCAACAAATTAACTATTTTAAACATCTTGGATCGAGCCAAAGAGGTCAAAGCACTGATAAAATCAGGAGACAGGACATATCTCCCATTTAAAGGTAAAACAATGGCGATGATATTTGCTAAACCATCAATGAGGACAAGGGTTTCCTTTGAGTCAGGGTTTTACTTGCTTGGTGGCCACGCTATATACTTGGGACCAAATGACATACAGATGGGTAAGCGAGAAGAAACTCGTGATATTGCTCGTGTTCTGTCTCGCTACAATGATATCATTATGGCTCGAGTTTTTGCCCATCAG GACATTCTAGATCTTGCTAAATATGCAACTGTACCAGTGATTAACGGCCTGACAGACTACAACCATCCTTGCCAAATTATGGCCGATGCCCTTACAATAATTGAACATGTTGGTCAGCTGGAAGGAATTAAG GTTGTCTATATTGGAGATGGAAATAACATAGTGCATTCTTGGTTGCTGCTCGCTTCAGTAATTCCTTTCCACTTTGTTTGTGCCTGTCCAAAAGGTTTTGAACCTGATGAGGAAACAGCTAAGAGAGCACAACAGGCTGGAGTAAGCAAAATCGAGATAACTAATGATCCAAAGGAAGCTGTTAGAGGAGCTGATGTCGTGTACTCAGATGTCTGGGCTAGCATGGGACAAAAGGAAGAAGCTGCACAGCGCCGTCAGGTGTTTCAAGGATTCCAG GTGAACGAAGAAATCATGAAATTAGCTGGACGGAACGCTTATGTCATGCACTGTTTGCCTGCAGAAAGGGGAGTGGAAGTCACTGATGGAGTAATTGAAGCGCCAAACTCAATTGTATTCCCCCAAGCAGAAAATCGTATGCATGCACAAAATGCGATTATGCTTCATGTAATGGGCTTGTAA